DNA sequence from the Labilithrix sp. genome:
GCAGAACTACCGCTCGAAGGCCCCCATCCTCGCGGTCGCGAACGCGGTCATCGAGAAGCGCGTCGACGGGAAATACCGAAAGCGCCTCTTCACCGAGCAGCTCGGCGGGGAGAAGGTGAAGCTCGGCGTGGCCCCCTCTCCCGAGGCGGAGGCGGTCTACGTCGCGAAGGAGCTCCGGCGCGTGATCCGCGAGGAGCAGCGGAAGCCGAAGGACTGCGCGATCCTCTACCGCTCGAACGGTCAGGCGAAGGTCCTCGAGGAGCAGCTGCGCGAGCAGGGCGTGCCTTATCGGATGATCGGCGGGCAGCAGTTCTTCGAGCGCAAAGAGGTCAAAGACGTACTTGCTTATCTGAAGTTGGCATTGAACCGGGCCGACGAAATAAGCCTCCGCCGCATTGCCAATTATCCCCCGCGCGGGATCGGCGACGCGAGCCTCGAGCGCCTCACCCAGCACGCGACCGGGAAGGGCTGGTCGCTCTGGCAGGCGGTCGAGCGGGTCGACGGCCTCGACGGCGTCTCGAGCCCCGCGCGCGACGGCTGCAAGGAGCTCGAGAAGCTGATCGGCGACATGCGGCGGAAGCTCCTCGTCGAGCGCCGCCCCGCGAGCGAGGTCGCGCGCGACCTGTGCGCGACGATCGGCCTCAAGAAGGACATCGACGGCACCTCGCCCTCCGCGAACGCGAGCGCGCGGCGCTGGGGCAACGTCGAGGGCCTCTTCGGCATCCTCGCCCGGCGCGAGCAGCGCACGGCCGACAAGGGCGCGGACCCGAGCGCGGAGCGCGACCTCATGGCGTTCCTCCACTCCCTCACCCTCCAGACGAACGAGGAGGACGAGGAGCCGGGCAACCAGGTCACGCTCTCCACCCTCCACGGGAGCAAGGGCCTCGAGTTCGACGTCGTCTTCCTCATCGGCTGCGAGGAGGGTCTCATCCCGCATCAGCGCACGCTCGACGTCCGCGTGACCGACGACGGCGCGAACGCCTCCGACGTCGAGGAGGAGCGCCGCCTCTTCTACGTCGGCGTGACGCGCGCGAAGCAGCGCCTCACCATCACGCGCTGCACCCACCGCGTGAAGGCGGGCAAGCCCCTCCCGCGCACGCCGTGCCGCTTCCTCTCCGACGTCCCGGAGGAGCTGTTCGAGCCGTTCGAGGTCAAGGACTCGAGCCTCATGAGCACGACGGAGATGGCCGAGCAGGGCCAAAACCTCCTCGCGCTGCTCGACTCGCTCGGGCAGTAAGCGCGAACGTCACTTGCACACGGTGAGAGCGGAGCCCTTCGCGAGGGCGCAGCGGGGGGCGTTGAAGGACCCTCGCAGCTTCTCTCCTTCGAAGTCGAGGTCGAACGTCCCGACGATCGCGTCGAGCGTGAGCGTCTCGACGCGGACGCTCCCGGACGTGGCGCGCTTGCGCTTCACCGGATCGCCCGAGCAGTCCGGCCGGATGTGGAGCGCCGTGATGACCGTGCGCAGGGTCGCGTCCGCTTCGCCGGGGCCTGGGGGCGTCACGGCGTAGTCGCCGGCGACGAGCGACCTCCGCTCCGTGCCCAGGTAACTGATCGAGAGCTGAAGGCGATCGACGTCCCCCGCGTCCTCGTCGACGTCGGCGGGCTCGGCCGCGCAGATCGGCTGGCGCGGCGCGAGCGAGAGCGAGAGCGTGAAGGCGTGCTCCGGCCCCCGGCCCACGTCGAGGTCGTCCTCGGCGTAGGTCGAGCGGGGGATCGCGTTGGCGAAGGAGAGCCCGGCGACGGTGCCTTCGGCGACGGCCGCGTACCCGCCGGCGTCCCCGGTCGTGTTCTCGCTGGACGCGCACGCGACCCAGCCACCGAGGGCGAACAGGAGGACGACGGCGCGGAGGAAGCTCATCGCCTCCAGTATGCACCAGGAGGAAGGGGCGGAACGGCGTAGCATGCGGCGATGTCGACCTCGCTGATGCAGACGACGCTCGCCGCCGCCGCGCAGGTCCTCGCCCCGCCGCACCGTCAGCTCGCGAGCAGCCTCCAGACCACCGTGCTCCAGGGCACGTATCGCGGCCACGCCGCGCAGGTGATGTTCCAGAGCCCGCGGGGCGAGGAGGAGGCGGAGATCGTCTACGTCTCGGTGGCCGCGCCCGTTCACGGCGTGATCGCGCGCGTCTTCGAGCGAACGCGCAGCGTCTCGCTCGGCGTGACCCCTGGCCCGCGACCGAGCGCGCTCGCGCTGAGCTGGGAGCCGCGCTTCCAGGAGCGCTTCGACGTCGGCGGCGCGCCGAGCGCGGTCCTCTCCGCGTGGCTCACGCCGGAGGTGCAGTCGAGGATCCTCGACAGCGGCGTGCGCCGGCTGTCGACGGAGGAGGGGGAGCTGAAGCTGACCGTACGCCGGCCGGCCGACGCCGCCGGGATCGCCGCCGCCCTCGACGTGACGATCGAGCTCCTCACGCGGCTCCCGCCTGCGATCCAGGCCGCCGGCCTTGGCTCGTACCTGCCCGGCTCGCTGGCGACGCACCCCGACGTCGTCGCCCTCCAGGGCTTCGAGCGGCGCTCTCGCCGCGTCGGCGGTCTCCTCATCGCCCTCTTCCTCCTCCTCTTCGTCGGGGTCTTCGCGGCGTGCGTCGCCGCGTGCGTCGCCTGCGGACCGCGGTGACGAGCGCGCGGGGTATCCGCTGCGCGTGACCGTGGGCGCGCGGCGCGTATAGGCTGGCGGGCGCATGGATCGCATCGCGGACTTCTTCTCGCAGCGGTCGGCGCGGCGTGTCGTGGCGCTCGCGGCGTTCGGGGGGCTGCTCTACCTCTTTCGCCACCTCGCGATCCTGCTGCTCTTCTTCGTCACCTTCGAGCGGGCGCTGGGGTGGTGCGCGCGCACGATCGCGGCGCGCACGGGGGTCTCGCGGAAGCAGGGGCTCTTCATCACCCTCGGCGCGATCCTGCTCCTCGTCGCCGGCGTCGCGTGGTTCGGGGTCGGCAAGACCGTGCGCACCTTCGCGGCGATGCAGCAGTCGTTCCCCGAGAAGCTCCAGGCGCTGCGCGAGAACCCGATCGTCGACAAGATCGAGGACCAGTTCGGCGGCATGGACGCGCTGATCGAGAACGCGAAGCACTACGCCGGCAACGCCCTCGCCGCCGCGACCGCGGTCGGACACTTCGTGCTCCACTTCGCGATGGGGTTCATCCTCGCGATCGTCTACGTCCTCGAGGAGGACGAGATCGCGGCGTTCTGGCGGAAGGTCGAGCCGCGGTCGATCGCCGGTACGCTCGGGCGCTGGTTCGGGCACGTCGCCGACGCGACGATCGTGACGGTGCAGCTCCAGATCATCGTCGCCGCGTGCAACACGCTGATGACGCTGCCGGTGCTGCTCATCATCGGCGTCCCGAACGTCGGGGCGCTCATGCTGCTCATCTTCGTCACCGCGCTCGTGCCCGTCATCGGCAACATCGTGTCGGGCGTGACGCTGTCGCTCCTCGCGTACCAGCAGAAGGGCTGGATCGGCGTCGGCATCTTCGTCACGCTGACGTTCATCCTCCACAAGATCGAGTCGTACTACCTGAGCCCGCGGCTCACGGCGCGCCACGTCAAGATGCCGGGCTTCCTGCTGATCGTGAGCCTCATCGCGTGCGAGCACCTCTTCGGCTTCAAGGGGCTCTTCCTCTCCTTCCCGATCCTCTTCGTCGCGGGGCGGATCAAGACGGACTTCCTGGAGGAGGACACCGGCGCGGCCGAGTCGCCGATCGATCACACCGACGATCCGAGCTTCTCGCCGCCGACGAAGCGCGCCTTCGCCGCGAGCGGCGTCGAGCTCGCCGCCGAGCCCGCGCGCGTCGCCGCCGCCGTCCCCGTCACCGAGGACACGCCGACGTCGGACTCGTGAACGAGCTGTTCTTCGTGGCGCCTCGCTGGCACCATGGGCCGCATGCGATCTTCCTTGCTGCTGCTCCCCGTTCTGATGTCCCTCGGCTGCCAGGCCAGCGTATCCGCGCAGGCGCCCATCACCGCGGCTCCCCCGCTGCCCACGCGGCCCGGGCACAGCACGTACTCTCTCTCGTGCAAGAACGGAGAGCACGCGGTGAGCGTGAACGCCAGCTTGCGCGCGGCGAGCGACGCCAGCGGAACCGACGCGTTCTCCTTCCGTCACGTGCGCGGAGACAGCGTGCTGTCCTCGGGGTTGGCGGACGGCAAGCTCCGCACGAGCCAGGCGAGGTTCTCCCTCGACAACAAGCAGGACTACAGCGGCTACGTGCAGCTCGTGGTGCACGAGGAGGAGCCCGTCGGGCGGGCGACCCTCACGTGGGACCGCAAGGAC
Encoded proteins:
- a CDS encoding AI-2E family transporter produces the protein MDRIADFFSQRSARRVVALAAFGGLLYLFRHLAILLLFFVTFERALGWCARTIAARTGVSRKQGLFITLGAILLLVAGVAWFGVGKTVRTFAAMQQSFPEKLQALRENPIVDKIEDQFGGMDALIENAKHYAGNALAAATAVGHFVLHFAMGFILAIVYVLEEDEIAAFWRKVEPRSIAGTLGRWFGHVADATIVTVQLQIIVAACNTLMTLPVLLIIGVPNVGALMLLIFVTALVPVIGNIVSGVTLSLLAYQQKGWIGVGIFVTLTFILHKIESYYLSPRLTARHVKMPGFLLIVSLIACEHLFGFKGLFLSFPILFVAGRIKTDFLEEDTGAAESPIDHTDDPSFSPPTKRAFAASGVELAAEPARVAAAVPVTEDTPTSDS
- a CDS encoding UvrD-helicase domain-containing protein; translation: MAVPKMNPAQAEAVEHQTGPMLVLAGAGSGKTRVITHRIARLLERGVPAHMICALTFTNKAAGEMAERVEHIAKTQGLGKIFAAKGSGKGMVISTFHSFGLMVLGRERKSLGGTFTIFDQGDCLGAIKDILSRVNSGKASFDAAAVMTRISNAKNAFISPEELQERECDEYDEITKLVYPRYQAALRNFRAFDFDDLVCEVARLWKERPDILDRWQKEYLYVLVDEYQDTNRAQLEVLRLLCDRHKNICVVGDDDQSIYAWRGADIQNILDFEHHFAGAKVVMLEQNYRSKAPILAVANAVIEKRVDGKYRKRLFTEQLGGEKVKLGVAPSPEAEAVYVAKELRRVIREEQRKPKDCAILYRSNGQAKVLEEQLREQGVPYRMIGGQQFFERKEVKDVLAYLKLALNRADEISLRRIANYPPRGIGDASLERLTQHATGKGWSLWQAVERVDGLDGVSSPARDGCKELEKLIGDMRRKLLVERRPASEVARDLCATIGLKKDIDGTSPSANASARRWGNVEGLFGILARREQRTADKGADPSAERDLMAFLHSLTLQTNEEDEEPGNQVTLSTLHGSKGLEFDVVFLIGCEEGLIPHQRTLDVRVTDDGANASDVEEERRLFYVGVTRAKQRLTITRCTHRVKAGKPLPRTPCRFLSDVPEELFEPFEVKDSSLMSTTEMAEQGQNLLALLDSLGQ